The Neodiprion lecontei isolate iyNeoLeco1 chromosome 2, iyNeoLeco1.1, whole genome shotgun sequence genome segment TTTATCCAAATACGTTTTAAATCTGCTGATTGCAACATAATGCAAAGTTCGGAAAAATTGTCAGAGTCAACAATTACACATTGAGGTCAACAAGGAAAGCAAAAATTGCTTCGTGTGCAAAATACCTGCGAATAAATTGCAGCACCGCACAACAACTGTTGGCTGATTCCTTGGTATTGGTGAATAGTGTGAATATACATTAGACCTGTCGTTAAGAAGGGTGAAATCGAATTTCGATGGTCATACCCCTTAAATTGGTtcggaataattttaaaaaatgttcctttttttcctctttataTTTACCAACCCCTAAAAAGACTTGCTTTTTCTTATAAACAAGCATTTATTTTTTGAGGTTTTTAAGCAAAAATGCGTACcggattcaaaaaaaatcgtaCAGTTTTTTCTAAATAAGCAAAAAGAAGATGTCCGTTCAGTTCAAAATGCCGCTTGGGAAATTTGGCTATCTCTATTTTTGACTCCGCTATCTAACTTTTAGTGTGGTAAGAAATTTCGACTAGTGAATCCAAACTTTTGAGCGTTCAAGGAACTCAATGTTATTTGTCTTAAGAAAACGGAAATTCTTTGCTGAAGGTAATATatggaaattcaaaaatttcggaCACCTCATTTTCGTTCTTATAAGAAAAGGGATAGGTCTAATATACctatgttttcattttcacaaatatttctCCCGAATGTGACAAAGCCATTCTGttttttgtcgatttttcattttgttgcTTCAACTTTTACGTTCTTGAAGTAAAAGATTCAGAAACTGTGTTACAAGTAATATTATCTAATTTTGTTGGCTACATTATGATAAAgtaagaaattaaattgaaatataatactatgagaatttgtttaaatttgaggaaataattaattctctGAGCATTGTCTAATATTCAGAATTGAtacaaaagttttgaaaatgcatGTAGAGAAATTTCCGAGAACTTAGAGAAGTCAGTTTTGAGTGTGGAAAAAGATTCAGAAAACCACAGAAATGTTTGTTCTATTGGAAAACTGAGCACTTATTTCTCAAgatttcacttttattattacacatttaaataacaaaaaagttAAGATTAGTGAACAGATATATAAATCCTACTGCGTGAAGCTTATTTTCTTCACTTGGGCATTACTCGCCATGAGTTTAGCTTCACCTTCAAGAACGATTCGTTCCATATTAGCTATGCATCGATATTTACACTTGATAATTTTCCTTACAGTGACTATTTCAACAGTTATTGAAACAGTATCGCCAGCATAACATGGCTTTGGATACCTGATTATCTGTTCGACGACTATCGTCCCAGCACCTGGCAATTTAGTACCGATAACACCGGAAACCAAACCATTTAGGAATGCTCCATGTACAATGTTCTTAGGAGACGTTATATGAATTGGATTGAAGTCATCAGTGAGCTTGGCGAAACTCAGAATATCATCCTCGGTTATCGATTTAGTTATAGTTATGCTATCGCCAGGCTTGAGGTTTTGATCAGAGGCAAGTTTAGATGGAAGTTTGGCACTGTAGGACCTTGAATACCTTGCGCAGAGTGTAAAAAGCCTGCTATTCATCAcggattatttaaataatatcgTTGTGTGACCCGAAGTATCAAAATGTTGTTAGAGGGTGAAAATTAGCTCAATGCGGTAGCGGAATCGCGGAAACTGGGACAACTGTTGGGTGTTCTTTAATGTGCTTAACGTTGGTATCAGAACAGTAATCTGTGAGGAATATCGTTGCCAAGTTTTTAATTCTAATGTTGGAACTATTTGAGAAATATATCATAGATTCGATAATTTCAGGGGAAGTTATTAGTGGTTTTGAAAAAGGCGTGATCAGGAACATCAGTGTCGTTATAGCTGAAAGAACCGTTTCTTCATCAGAGGATGTCAGCAGAGACGATACAGCCTGCACACCGTGACTGTGAATGATGTAATCCTTGTTCTGTGGATCTGAAAGCAAAACTTGGGTTTTACATGGGAAATccatggcaaaaaaaaattatcagaaatattcaactgtctgaaattcaaattctgagtagtttggtaaaaatttctgagtgcatgaaaataatttttgccaATGATGGATTTTGTTGACGATAAGTGAAGTTACCTAAACACAAGTTGCAGATTCCACCGATGGAAAAACGGACAAAATCTTTGTCATCTTCGGAGAGTAAATATAGAAACAGATCGATTACTCTCAGTTTACGTAGATATTCATAGTTTATTGGATCGTAGGCAAAATTGACCAAGTTAGCCAACACTTGTGTCTTTGCTTCTGTAAATAtacaatcaattttcatatcaGTCATGTATTCAACAgatttattttgcaaaaaataagCTCATTTGGGACTTTTCAGTTAGTTGGGTTAGGAATTCTTTCCCATGTATTCCTGTTAGTACGTTTGTTTCAACTGATTCCAcatttacatatttaaaattaaaataggaAGTCCGTCATCGAAATCTTTGTATAATGGAAAATCATGCAAGCTTAAAAGTAttagcaacaacaacaaaacaaCACAACAATCATAATAACAGTGTTGATTACCTTTAGACTTTGAAGTTTTGAATTCGTTGGTCAAAAGTTTTAAGAATTCAAAACGTCCAACCTTATTCTTTCCTGTACGTGCAATCAATTGTTCTTTTCTAGTAAACATAATATCCAAAATCAACGCGAATTCCTACAAGCCCAGCTTGGGTGTTTGATCTGAAGTTTGCGCGTTCAGGTTAGATTACGTTTCCTCTCGACTTTTTGTTTGCCCTTGCTCTACTCctttcaagttattttattaaatttcgcTTGTTTCTCAATCAAACTTTCCTTCACAGGTATTCGGAACATTATGCAAGTCACACGTGCGGATTAACGATATTTGACTCATTGATTTGACTCGTGTGTTTACCTGTGTTTACTATGATATTTACAGTGCTCGTCATGGGCGACAGAGGTAGAACTACTCACGAACGCggcagcgcaaaagagataacAGGCTGTCGATAGTACTGGGAACTAATTTCGGAACGCCCCCTTCGCACATGCTGCGTTGACGCTAGTGTTCGTGCGATTGCAGCAACCGCAATTATCGGGAGGGTAACCCGAATTTTTCAGGTACAAGACATCTCAGTGTTAGGGGGACGGTAAATCTATATCTTAAACAGTTTTGTTGCGATAAATTGgatgttgataaaattaaaagtatgttaaaaaattttggctccttgtgaattttttattctcgacTAAATTGGAGTACCGTAAACCCCATccttaaaaatttgaagaacaCAATTTTACATTcggtaaaaaatagaaaactgagaaaatatatttttaatattattgaaacatatttttcagaaaaagtAAATTGTTTTCTGCTTGAAAAGTACTCTTAAGACCTGTTTTTATTAGTTATAGAATCGTATTTATACTTCTTATATAAAATGTTGGAATGTTTGTGTGCTGAAAagattgtcatttttttcaacttttattgCTCACTTCCAAAATCCGCCGACCTTATAAGTTACATCTTCGGCGCTTGTTATATTCTGTTACCAGTtagttttcttaaaatttttaaatctttgATCAACGACATTGTAGCGAGCTTTACTTACCTTCGCTCTTCGCAGATCTCAATGATGCGCTATGATTTTCGTCACATTATACCAATGACAACATCGGCGATTTCTTGCATCACTGCGAAAGTTCTTGTACAGGCACGAATCCAGGACAGTGGGTGCAAAACCGAGTCCGAATGGGGCGAGCGATCACCCCCGCCGGAACTGCGTCTGTTTATAATGACTGTTATTAATTTGACTATGGCTTCTGTACTTTCAATCTGCGAGCGTTTTTTTTGAGCCAACGAATTTTTTAGGATATTCATTCTAGTTTTCCAAAAGTATTGGCAATGTGACGAAAACCATACTTCATCATCGAGATCCGCGTCGAGCGAAGGCGGGCAAAGCTCGTGGCAAAGCCAATCATCGAAGAATTATAAGTTCTAAAAAAACTAATTGCAAATAGGACAGAAAAATCGATGAAGGGATCCGAAGGTGTGACACATAAGGCAGGTGAATTTTAGGAGCGAGCAATTATGAATTTAAGGggcgaaaatttgaataatttgaattatacCTTCAACCGAAAAATTAGGAGGTCttgttttcttcattcatGACCTTTAGGCCTGCTCGAAAGTCGGTTACCActgaaattaaacgaattctCACGCATCTGTTGCGGAGAATCTCCTAATTGGGATTGAAAATTCACCTCTGCTCCCACGTGAGGACGTTCTTTTATTGTTACttagaaaattgttttgcTTACTGTTGTCTATTCGAATGATTGCTTTCGTataaaagaattgataaaaaaacacCCTACTACGTCAGTGGCTTGATTGTCACGTGCGCAAGTCATGATAAGTTTGATAAGTCAATTGCAAAATCTGGATTGCGCCAGCTGATAAGTAATCTCAACAATCCACGAATAAATCAATGAATACAGTAAAATGTGTGCGCCGGTTTATGGTTGACATGGATTTATAGCTTCTTATAGATACAATGAAGACGCTCGCTTCCTGGTGAACTTTTCTCTAAAAACGTTCTTGGTATACCAATGAGACGTAACTGGGTGTGCGATTGCAGTGAGAAAAAGAAGCAGAAGACGTAggagaataataaattgaaacaaacaggaacaagaaagaaaaacgagaaggATAAGAAATGGGGCAAGATCATAGTATGAGAAACGGTCTCGGGCAGGTCTCAGGTTGCACGTATATATTCAATGAAGTTGACCGAGCACCGGAGCACGTATTTTGCTGATTGTCCGAGTCATTAGCCACATACGAGCTTAGTTTCTTCTCTGACAGATCCCCACCTCAATTCTTGAGGTTCATTCATACGTTGATATCCCCATCTTCCTGCCGCCTTTTGCTATATAAGCTTGGCGGCCCTTGGCAAAGAGCTTTCTCATATCCGCGTGCAGTTGGTCTTGAAGTGCATCGCTACCTGAGGTGTCGATTATTCCACGTTTGAATTGAAACAGTGtttatgtattatttttataattttatcattatttctgGAGGGTAATTACGACTATCAAATTAAAACCGGATATCAAGTAAAATCATGGTGCTGCGATTCGCGGAATTTGCGAGCATTGCTTCACTCGTACTCGCTTTCGTCTCCTGCGAACCTTATCGCGAATATTACAGACGCGAACCTACAGAGTATAACACCCCTCTTCACATCATTGTCATCATGGCTGATGATTTGGTAAGCCcgtaattacaattttcaagaGGGAACCATTGGCATTTCTACGTTTCGTCTGAAGCTTGCAGGCTACATTCTCAGTGTTTCAGATTGACAATGAGTTGTACTTTGAAATAATACTCAATTCACTCTTACCATCATTGTTTCTGTCGTGCAATAAATATCGCTTGTTAACTACGAAGAACCGAAAACGATTATCGATCCGAAATAAAACTTCAAGTGGCTCatagcggccattttgattttagagcattttttaacttcacccacctaatttttttttcaacactcgCTTGGAAAGTTCGTTTTTCGAAGTCTGTAGAGCCTACGTCAAATGCCCCTTTTCTGAATTGTGCGGTAAGACGAggttggcgcatgcgcacacTTCAAATACAACAGGGCTTCTttctgcgcatgcgcgttataaTTACTCATGTTCCTCCAATACCGGGAAACTTGTCCACAAGATAATGACTCTCCTGTCTATTGCGGGCGTCCGTAAATCACGTTATCGATTATATGGGGAGAAGGGGGTGCAAAAATCATTACGTCCACTTACGTCAAATGCAAATAACAacatttacaataaaaaaaatatttctattacCGCGTACTCGTTGAGGCGCTGCAGCTCGGGGACTGGTGTGGCTTCTATCacaggtatacctatatatttgGTCCCGAGCTGTATGTGCCGATGCTCGAGCAACCCCCACTTGACCTCCTTGACGAATAGCCTATTCGATCTTTATTGAGTACTATTTTATTGAGAAAGAACTGAACTTTTTACTTACTTATTTTCGGTCGGTAAAAATGAATACTGCGCGTGATTATTTATTCCTGTTAAGAAAGGAAGTCTAGATTTGTTCACGGGGGAAGGGGGtcggtaatttttcttatgtCATCTGAAGGGAGTAGGGTTGTCAAAAACCCTCTAAATTCGACGACGTAATTTTTGGGAGCGAATAATTTGAATTGCAAGTATTTCTATGTAGTTTCACGTCAATTTAGGGGGCGGATTGTGTGGCAAGGATGTAGTGAAAGTGGGAGAACAACCTTGCAGCAGTTAAGGGGCCATTCAAGTATTAGCTAAtgcattttttgcaaattttcgcaTGCCACCCCTCGTAATAACGATTGGTCATGTTTTCTTGTTTTGTCCACTACTGTTTTTTAACGTTAGCTAACGCTTCTTGAAAAGTTTATTGGCAAGTCCATTCATTACCTGATGGGACTGGCAGAAATACCATTTATAACCGCATACTGATCAATTTATTCCCactttattaaatattaattattattaattattaatacacATTAATATGTTCATTAAAACGTGAATCCATTATTCATTGTGTATTAAATAGATTATAAATTgccttgttttttttaaatgcatCCAATAAACATTATATTTGCTGGGATATTATTACCGAGCAATTCACGCATTATTAACACCTCATTTTAAAGATTCTTTATATTAATTGATAGCACGCACTTCAAATTCCCTATGTTAGCTAACGCTTGCCTAGAATGCCTACTACAATAGGGTGACATTAGATAACACTTCTCCGAATGGTCTACCCTTGTTTTAGCGTAATCTAATACCAGAATCGCCCCTAACACgatgtatttttaattacttattATCTGTGACATCCGGGCCGGATGTAACAGATTACGCACAAAcggttattaaaaattataaataaagaaattcaaaataaagtAGACCGTCTAGAGAGGTCAAGAGAATTGCGCTTTCGTGCATATTAAGAGTCGCTTTGCAGAGTAAACAAGTTCATTACCGGATTCGTAAGGGTAATTATATCAGTCTTTATGAGCAGAAATATTTTGTGTTTTTAAGATCGTCACACCTCAAAACGCAATGATTCAAACGTTGCACTATAGTAATCATCATCTTTTACcttagaatttgaaatttcatcaatccAAATTAGGGTACTTGAGTTCAAAGTTTAATAATTCGGCGAAACAAATGCTACAAGATAGTTTACTGTCTAACCAGATTTTGAATCATAGTTATCAGCTGTTATATGTTCAACCGCGTGGctttagaataattttttttcgaattaattttcacctcGTTATAACAGTTTCGACAATATCGTaccaagataaaaaaaaaaaatgccccGATAGTCGTTGGAGTTTTTTTAAGTACACTGATACTCGAAATATTGAATTCCGCCTAAAATTGTGGTAGTTACGAGTAAATTTGTTCGCCATTAAAAATGGTCGAGGTCGTCCCTCGGTTTCGAACACTCAGAGAAGAGATTATtcactgtaaaaaatatcattctttAATTGCTTCAATCTGAATCATAGATATATTCAAATTAAGCAAAGTTGTGTTTGATTTCGCAAAAAGTAACAAAACAGAATTgcttcgtttaaaaaaataattttttgaaggAGTTGACTtggcgtaaaattttttttttttttgaattcaacaaattaaattggtttttgaaataaatactCTGTAGAAATACATACAGCTGATGATCGTGTTGCTAAAACAACAAACTGATTTGTTTACGTTGAACATGGAAGAGTGTACCAGATATTACTTcagattaaataaaaatttgttcaagtgtacggtaatttgaaatttatcagtttttgaaaaaatttattcaatttgaagaATCTTTTCCCTGAGTAAGAGTATGAAAGCCGATGATTCCGGTTAAAAATTGGGTAGAACTCAAAAACACAAAGTGATTCATTGAACGCAAGTAACTCTGAGCGTTCTGATGAATCTTCAGCCGATTCTTCGGTTTGGTTTTTGCCAAGTTATTGAACTTGGAACCCAAATGGCCTGTTGTATCGGGACGATAGGGTTGTTTACTAGTTGCATGCGCCAGAAATGTGGCTTTGCCTCAGAGATCAAGGAGCATTCCGTCTCATTGTTAACTGCGAGTTTAATATTCTCCGGTGTATTATTATTCAGAGAGTCTGAGGTAGGCCGTAGGTATACGACTCTCGACTCGGATTAATAATgcacgccgagttaaggcaaTTACCTCTTAAGATGCGGAGGCTTCTACTAGTCTACTTATGTTAGAACCGGCGCCCACGCATCCAGGGCGAAGAAGGAGAGGGGCACGTGCAATGAGGAAGATTATCCGCAGACACGGGCATCTGACTCACGGCGAgccaaacaaataaaattcctGCAAAGTGATGACGAAATTCATTTAGGTTACGTAATTGCCGCTCTGTGTTTAATTCATTCCTcctttctttctccttctcataattcttcttctttcggtTGTTTGTTTGCCGGTAATATGCTGTGCAATATGTGACAATTACATGCGCATACGTACATTCATACAAACTcacgcacacacatatatgtatattgcagaacacttttcattttcaatgtaTTATCTACAGCATGTGAAAAATTATCTAAGCATCAAATTTCAGTTCCGCTAACTTTACTGAACAATATAGCACCATCGAAACTTTGGAATATTAGTTTTATATTAATTGATTGACATTCATTTTCACCTATTCGAAACTCCAAGTTTGAATTATTCAGGAATtatgtgatttatttttttacgtacCGTTCGAATCAATGATCGAGAAGTTTCAAATGAatcattgtatttttttcagggTTGGAACGATGTTGGATTTCACGGGTCAAACCAAATCCCAACACCGAATATAGACGCTCTTGCCTACAATGGAATAATCCTCAATCGCCACTACACTCTGCCTTCATGCACACCCTCGAGAGCTGCTTTTCTCACCGGACGATATCCCATCCGTATGGGTAAGTTTCTGCCTTAATTTGATAtgatgatgattattattatcacttgAAGGAAATAGAACAATTAAcgctgaaagaaatttttagttccggttaccgctcagtccttaactagtttcattttttaccacaaccgaaaaatatagttctaggtagaaaatgaaaattagttttctagctgttaccggaaagtctggtatccgttactaatctttctcattgcgatcactgttactatgttttcttgtaaccgttgcgaaaatttaatgcttgtgcaacaataaattgacattaaagccttgtttaactaaaaaagtagagtaaaccgaacaaaccgatttcgcgttgcaattaccaagaaaggatcgacaatagcgcaaaatgtttacgcgtgcctcgtttttcgtaattccaacaatattcaaacagtttttttttaacgatacctgttttactcaatttttctagttactataacaatgaaatttttctcactgaAGAATGGTAAGTCTTATTCGAATTCAAATATggcaacaataataataaacaaaatctATATCGTATGTTGAAAcacaattttatacatatattataagaATGATGTATTTCTAAATATTGTGAGTATTATACCactcaatattttttgtaattaaatgattttttatagGGATGCAGGGCGCTGGAATTAAGGGTGGAGAACCACGTGGCATTCCACTGAACGTCCACACTTTGCCAGAGCACCTGAAAGGCATCGGTTACGTAACGAGACTAATAGGAAAATGGCACGTTGGTTATCACACGCCACAGCACACGCCGATGCACCGCGGTTTCGATTCGTTCCTCGGATTTTATAACAGCCACATTACTTATTTTGACCACAAATACAAACAACAGGTGATAAACATTCACAGCTCATTACTATcgtaattcattatttaatgATTCGTTTAACCGATTTCCTTCCGTCATTCTAAtcgtgaaacaatttttaaatattggaATGTATTgggattgaaaataataaaagatgCCATCTAGCGGCAGAAAATTTACTGTGTACTGATCGCATCGtacgtaaattttaattttttttaaataagcATATCTCACTTTTTGTCAATtcaatggaagaaaaaaaatggttacCAACCCCTCCTTTCCTTACCCTACACAAGCTAATCGCTTATGGGGGCATACCTGAAAGGGGTtcgattgtaattattatttttattattgttatgttTCGTTGCAGAATTTGAGTGGGTTCGACATGCACCGAGGAGTGGAGCCGGACTGGGGATCTCAGGGCGATTATGCTACGGATTTATTTACTGACGAAGCAATTCGGGTAATAAAAGCACATGACCCATCTCGTCCTCTTTATCTTCAAGTTTCTCACTTGGCGGTTCATCCGCCCCTCGAAGTTCCTCGCGAAGACTTATGGACCGACGAATTCAAACACATCCGAGAATCTAACCGTCGGATTTTTGCTGGTATGTAGATACCCAGATATTCgataatttcattaaaataataataacaatagtaatgaTCTGGAAAATCGTTTTTGGAGATGCAGAAacggagaataaaaaaaataaaataaaccagGTACACAGATTTCCGgatttttcttcgaaaaattttatcattatgGCATATGATTTAGGTTCTGATTCCTAGAATACATATTGTTTCAGCGATGGTCAGTCGCCTTGATGATTCAGTAGGCCAAATCGTGGCCGCCTTAGGAGCCCAGCATATGTTGAGGGATTCGTTGATCGTGTTTATGACTGACAACGGCGCCGCTTCCGTTGGCGAGTTTCGTAATTTCGGCTCAAATTGGCCGCTCCGTGGTGTGAGTTAAAACAATacagaattattataaacatgCTACCTGAAGATTACAAAcaaattaagagaaaaaaaaacagaaaatagcTTGACAATATGGCGTCGGGGTGATAATCAGGGGATTGTTTTTGGATCGTTTAGCAAATGGTAAGACATGTACAAAAAGTATCGTGCAAGCTGTTGCACTTTTGTTCCATGATATTGAGTTAGCGTGGGGTGAAatatgcgataaaaaaaaccaCTTCTATGATTAAATATCATCGCCATGACAATGGACTCGTTTTTGACTTGTTTTTATTGCACGTTTTACAAAATGATATCCAAGTTTAATTGCAAAtagtttttctattttgaaaatgttgaaaaaaatttctcggaTAAAACTCAATCGCCATGTGTATGTACCTGCTATAAAACGACTTCTTCCGAATTTTAGGAATGAGTGGGATACAGAATTAAGAAACCTTAGAGACTGAGTCATAAAGGCTGACAAATTTTGTTTTGGCACGAGATAATAAGAAACAaatgttgtaataaaataaaataatctacCATCACAAACTCGCACAGACAAAGTACACCCTGTACGAAGGCGGAGTCCGAGGAGTGGCTGCAATTTGGTCACCGCGGCTCTACGATACGATGCGGGTTTCAGACCAACTGGTACACATGACCGACTGGCTTCCGACTCTATATGCAGCAGCTGGTGGTAAAGTTGGGGACTTGGGTGACATCGATGGTGTAAACCAGTGGCCGAGTTTCAGCACGGAACATGGTGGAAAAATTAGGAATTCGCTACTGTTGAACATCGATGAGGTTTCCGAAACTGAGGCGGCGATACAAGGCCGTTACAAACTCCTTCGAGGTTTTTAGCTAATAATTGTTAAACTGGCTAATCGGATGAAACGAAAGTGGAGATTCTTGTTTTACGGACCTATTCAACAAatcgtattttatac includes the following:
- the LOC107227899 gene encoding armadillo repeat-containing protein 7; this encodes MFTRKEQLIARTGKNKVGRFEFLKLLTNEFKTSKSKEAKTQVLANLVNFAYDPINYEYLRKLRVIDLFLYLLSEDDKDFVRFSIGGICNLCLDPQNKDYIIHSHGVQAVSSLLTSSDEETVLSAITTLMFLITPFSKPLITSPEIIESMIYFSNSSNIRIKNLATIFLTDYCSDTNVKHIKEHPTVVPVSAIPLPQSVMNSRLFTLCARYSRSYSAKLPSKLASDQNLKPGDSITITKSITEDDILSFAKLTDDFNPIHITSPKNIVHGAFLNGLVSGVIGTKLPGAGTIVVEQIIRYPKPCYAGDTVSITVEIVTVRKIIKCKYRCIANMERIVLEGEAKLMASNAQVKKISFTQ
- the LOC107227950 gene encoding arylsulfatase B translates to MVLRFAEFASIASLVLAFVSCEPYREYYRREPTEYNTPLHIIVIMADDLGWNDVGFHGSNQIPTPNIDALAYNGIILNRHYTLPSCTPSRAAFLTGRYPIRMGMQGAGIKGGEPRGIPLNVHTLPEHLKGIGYVTRLIGKWHVGYHTPQHTPMHRGFDSFLGFYNSHITYFDHKYKQQNLSGFDMHRGVEPDWGSQGDYATDLFTDEAIRVIKAHDPSRPLYLQVSHLAVHPPLEVPREDLWTDEFKHIRESNRRIFAAMVSRLDDSVGQIVAALGAQHMLRDSLIVFMTDNGAASVGEFRNFGSNWPLRGTKYTLYEGGVRGVAAIWSPRLYDTMRVSDQLVHMTDWLPTLYAAAGGKVGDLGDIDGVNQWPSFSTEHGGKIRNSLLLNIDEVSETEAAIQGRYKLLRGSFNRGFYDGYQGESGRDMRDVFYNTSLVIGSAVSKTITTYLGGPITQYSAMIPLRLNASVECTVYPGPFRKSHFDTCNETECLFDIINDPCETKNIARDFPKIVSELDLFLEKYSNYLEKQALIPVDWHADPRSFNGTWQPWLSPGAYAYTKCGAAVSTIAICAHMGMVLLVVGLRAFL